A region of Scylla paramamosain isolate STU-SP2022 chromosome 25, ASM3559412v1, whole genome shotgun sequence DNA encodes the following proteins:
- the LOC135113237 gene encoding mucin-2-like, with translation MEGTAASPSRLPRLMVLLVTLSGAALLALNVAIVGCFVRRRALNRRASASSSTKNVAVDVYGVTPASTPGLHHSDNHLSLTTMTPSLQHSTPPPYQDEQQTSLDDLDTKGIVVPTAAPTHDPTPRLNGVLLGQRPADIPPPTSAVTVAATITTTAPVLTAPMSSDSGKTMTGRIQSPSITTTITTSTAPSVTGKSPRRTPLPVSALEEGSAIPTSTYDALQQHQLQQNPDQVSLTSLQSEYSRGYEYAHPHLQHYHPVCPHHHHVQQHHHHQHHAYTPTLYQTPASDQAFRAQSREREVTQPSPAYSGLNPSGLCSLRGTEQDPTATLAPPSSLSSLLPGSPASYATLGPRKRKPMPSKFASLPRSRPSNAPAHSHAPRLPQPDVTPVPTQAVEGVCRQPLQSFHVPAHTHAPLQSHAVIMTSTPHAYTNVDTQMYTHMNPHTQIYTHTHPHTCTQTFTNPHTHVHTHAHARSESLGYTQVLPVPQTRVQKLTEDTDAQRCDPSIQVPVSRTPESQQVHTQPQYQETPTQRPQRSGSITQYTAGQKRTESPVQRTQSPIQRTQSPIQRTQSPVQHVQSPIQRTQPPMIRSNSLTRRPETSHHHHHHHHKNAKASRPTTQDVTLTTITPTTPTTTSTPATSSSGDGGRPRFPHDFVRQNSLRSKGENTSGGGGGGGEHGKEKGESASASVSAASNHR, from the exons ATGGAAGGAACTGCTGCCTCGCCCTCCCGCCTGCCCCGCCTCATGGTGCTGCTAGTGACTCTGAGCGGCGCGGCCCTGCTTGCCCTCAACGTGGCTATAGTGGGCTGCTTCGTGAGGCGGCGGGCGCTGAACAGGAGAGCCTCGG CTTCCTCTTCCACCAAGAACGTGGCAGTGGACGTGTACGGGGTGACGCCAGCTTCCACCCCGGGCCTCCACCACAGCGACAACCacctttccctcaccaccatgactccctccctccagcactCCACTCCGCCTCCATACCag GACGAGCAACAAACAAGCCTGGACGACCTGGACACGAAGGGCATAGTTGTACCCACGGCCGCACCCACGCACGACCCCACGCCTCGCCTCAACGGAGTACTGCTCGGCCAGAGACCCGCCGACATTCCCCCGCCCACCTCTGCAGTCACGgtcgccgccaccatcaccaccacagccccggTCCTCACGGCACCTATGAGTTCTGACAGCGGGAAGACCATGACGGGAAGAATCCAGTCACCTTCTATTACTACAACCATCACGACCTCCACAGCACCTTCCGTCACTGGGAAGTCGCCTCGTAGGACTCCTCTACCGGTTAGCGCCTTGGAGGAAGGCAGTGCTATACCAACAAGTACCTACGATGCATTACAACAGCACCAATTACAACAGAACCCCGACCAGGTCTCACTCACGTCACTGCAAAGCGAGTATTCACGTGGATATGAATACGCTCACCCACATCTACAACATTACCACCCGGTGtgcccgcaccaccaccacgtgcagcaacaccaccaccaccagcaccatgcATACACGCCGACGCTCTACCAAACACCGGCCTCCGACCAGGCATTCCGGGCCCAgtcgagagagagggaagtgacgCAACCATCTCCAGCTTACTCTGGCCTTAATCCCTCCGGCCTGTGCAGTCTCAGAGGCACGGAGCAGGACCCGACTGCCACCCTCGCCCCGccgtcctccctctcctccctcctgccgG GGTCCCCCGCTTCCTACGCCACCCTGGGACCACGAAAGAGGAAACCCATGCCATCGAAGTTCGCCAGTCTGCCACGCTCGCGACCATCCAACGCCCCCGCCCATTCTCACGCCCCGCGCCTCCCCCAGCCTGACGTGACGCCCGTGCCGACCCAGGCGGTGGAGGGCGTGTGCCGTCAGCCACTCCAGAGCTTCCATGTACccgcccacacccacgcccctcTACAAAGCCACGCAGTGATCATGACTTCAACGCCACACGCCTACACGAACGTTGACACGCAAATGTACACCCACATGAACCCGCATACGCAGATCTACAcgcacacgcacccacacacgtGCACTCAAACGTTCactaacccacacacacacgtacacacacacgcgcacgcacggtCTGAGTCTCTGGGTTACACTCAAGTTCTTCCCGTGCCACAGACACGCGTGCAAAAACTAACCGAAGACACCGACGCCCAGAGATGTGACCCCAGCATACAGGTCCCAGTGTCCCGCACCCCGGAGTCGCAGCAAGTCCACACGCAACCCCAGTACCAGGAGACGCCTACGCAACGCCCACAACGCAGCGGCAGCATCACCCAGTACACAGCGGGCCAGAAACGCACGGAGAGCCCGGTGCAGCGAACTCAAAGCCCGATTCAACGCACGCAGAGTCCAATTCAACGCACGCAGAGCCCAGTGCAGCACGTTCAAAGCCCGATACAGCGAACGCAGCCGCCAATGATAAGAAGCAATAGTCTAACACGCCGGCCCGAGacatctcaccaccaccatcaccaccaccataaaaacGCGAAGGCCTCTAGACCCACAACGCAAGACGTCACACTAACTACGATCACACCCACAACCCCAACCACTACGAGCACTCCCGCCACGAGCTCTAGCGGGGATGGGGGTCGTCCTCGCTTCCCACACGACTTCGTAAGGCAAAATTCACtgagaagtaaaggagaaaatacaagtggtggtggtggtggtggtggggagcatgggaaggagaaaggagagagcgCATCGGCCTCAGTCTCCGCCGCCTCCAATCATAGATAA